A genome region from Tolypothrix sp. PCC 7712 includes the following:
- a CDS encoding class I SAM-dependent methyltransferase: protein MDSNQALCKAIANRIQTSPQRRITFAEYMDMVLYHPEHGYYSSNAVKIGFEGGDFFTSVHLGNDFGELLAEQFLQMWEILGQPDTFSLVEMGAGQGLLASHILNYCQQNYSKFFAALEYIIVEKSPSLKQEQQQTLQDFSVQWCDLEEITPNSITGCFFSNELVDALPVHQFILEVGELREIYVTTRGKGDIDVSPLPTFSSAAANLSFPSSFVEISGEPSTPRLAEYFDLVEIEITKGAYTDGYRSEINLAALDWLSIVADRLQCGYVLTIDYGYPASRYYNPRRSQGTLQCYYHHRHHDNPYVNIGQQDITAHVDFTALERWGDRCGLDKVGFTQQGLFLMALGLGTRIAALSHQEQSISQLLRRRESLHELLNPLGLGGFGVLVQSKGLKDKAISQSLKGLTVPE, encoded by the coding sequence ATGGATTCTAATCAGGCACTTTGTAAAGCTATTGCTAATCGTATTCAAACTAGTCCCCAACGGCGAATTACTTTTGCTGAATACATGGATATGGTGTTATATCATCCTGAACATGGTTATTATTCCAGCAATGCAGTCAAAATTGGGTTTGAGGGTGGTGATTTTTTTACTTCTGTCCATCTTGGCAATGACTTTGGGGAATTACTAGCAGAACAATTTCTGCAGATGTGGGAAATTTTAGGGCAACCTGATACCTTTTCTCTGGTAGAAATGGGAGCAGGGCAAGGACTGTTAGCGTCACATATCCTTAATTACTGTCAGCAAAACTATTCCAAGTTTTTTGCCGCCTTGGAATATATCATTGTGGAGAAATCGCCATCACTTAAGCAAGAACAGCAGCAAACTTTACAAGATTTCTCTGTACAGTGGTGCGATTTAGAGGAAATAACACCAAATTCCATTACAGGTTGTTTTTTTTCTAATGAATTGGTGGATGCATTGCCAGTACATCAGTTTATTCTAGAAGTAGGGGAACTGCGAGAAATTTATGTGACAACCAGGGGAAAGGGAGATATTGATGTTTCACCTCTACCAACTTTCTCATCTGCGGCTGCTAACCTATCTTTTCCATCATCATTTGTAGAAATTTCCGGGGAACCTTCTACGCCTCGGTTAGCAGAATATTTCGATTTAGTGGAAATCGAAATTACCAAAGGTGCTTATACAGATGGCTACCGTAGTGAGATTAATTTAGCTGCTCTAGATTGGTTGAGTATAGTGGCAGACCGCTTGCAGTGTGGCTATGTGTTAACAATTGATTATGGCTACCCCGCTAGTCGTTACTATAACCCCAGGCGATCGCAAGGAACGTTACAGTGCTATTATCACCATCGGCACCATGACAATCCTTATGTCAACATTGGGCAACAAGACATTACAGCTCATGTTGATTTTACTGCTTTGGAGCGATGGGGCGATCGCTGTGGTTTAGATAAAGTCGGTTTTACCCAGCAAGGATTATTTTTGATGGCTTTAGGGTTAGGCACTCGCATAGCTGCCCTTTCGCATCAAGAACAATCAATTTCACAATTGTTGCGGCGGCGAGAATCTCTACATGAACTTCTTAACCCTTTAGGACTCGGTGGCTTTGGAGTCTTAGTTCAAAGCAAAGGATTAAAAGACAAAGCCATATCGCAATCACTCAAAGGATTAACTGTGCCAGAGTGA
- a CDS encoding B12-binding domain-containing radical SAM protein, which produces MTSSVFSAERLLFTPSTPNTDAIPLIFAFPNEYTVGITSLGYQVVWANLAMRDDVQVSRLFTDIHEQLPINPEIVGFSISWELDYVNILNLLESLEIPIRASLREDSHPLIFGGGPVLTANPEPFADFFDVILLGDGENLLGDFITAYKEVRNASRIIQLKTLAQIPGIYVPSLYAVEYHAKDGEIKSITPIDAEIPAIVQKQTYRGNILSASTVVTEKAAWENIYMVEVVRSCPEMCRFCLASYLTLPFRTASLEGSLIPAIERGLKVTKRLGLLGASVTQHPEFETLLDYISQPKYDDVRLSIASVRTNTVTVQLAKTLAQRDTRSLTIAVESGSEKLRRIINKKLHNDEIIQAAVNAKAGGLSSLKLYGMVGIPGEEPEDLEQTVAMMRNVKKIAPGLRLTLGCSTFVPKSHTPFQWFGVNKQAEKRLQMLQKQLKPQGIDFRPESYNWSIIQALLSRGDRRLSHLLELTRNFGDSLGSYKRAFKQLKGQIPDLDFYVHTNWSTEQILPWNHLQGPLPQSTLLKHLAEATSHFDSSPKELQPLNS; this is translated from the coding sequence GTGACATCATCTGTATTTTCTGCTGAACGACTTTTATTTACCCCCAGTACCCCCAACACTGACGCTATCCCGCTAATTTTTGCTTTTCCCAATGAGTACACCGTGGGGATCACTAGCCTGGGATATCAGGTGGTGTGGGCAAATTTGGCAATGCGTGATGATGTGCAGGTGAGTCGCCTGTTTACTGATATTCACGAACAACTGCCAATAAATCCCGAAATTGTCGGATTTTCTATTTCTTGGGAATTAGATTATGTAAATATCTTAAATTTACTAGAATCTTTAGAAATTCCGATTCGCGCATCTTTGCGGGAGGATAGTCATCCGCTAATATTTGGTGGTGGCCCAGTTCTCACTGCTAACCCGGAACCTTTCGCAGATTTTTTTGATGTAATTTTGCTAGGAGATGGGGAAAATCTGCTGGGAGATTTTATTACAGCTTACAAAGAAGTTAGGAATGCTTCTAGAATAATTCAACTGAAAACTCTGGCACAAATCCCAGGAATTTATGTTCCGAGTTTGTATGCGGTAGAATATCACGCCAAAGATGGTGAAATAAAGTCAATTACACCAATTGATGCAGAAATTCCTGCCATAGTGCAAAAGCAAACTTATCGGGGAAATATTCTCTCAGCCTCAACTGTGGTGACAGAAAAGGCAGCATGGGAAAATATTTATATGGTGGAAGTGGTGCGGAGTTGTCCAGAAATGTGCCGCTTCTGTTTGGCTAGTTATCTGACGTTACCATTTAGAACTGCAAGCCTTGAAGGTTCTTTAATTCCTGCCATTGAAAGAGGCTTAAAAGTTACCAAGCGGTTAGGTTTATTAGGTGCTTCTGTAACTCAGCATCCAGAATTTGAGACGTTGTTAGATTATATCAGTCAGCCCAAGTATGATGATGTCCGTCTTAGCATTGCCTCAGTACGCACCAATACAGTTACTGTACAGCTAGCAAAAACTCTGGCACAACGAGACACGCGATCGCTTACCATTGCTGTAGAAAGTGGTTCGGAAAAATTACGCCGTATTATCAACAAAAAGCTGCATAATGACGAAATTATTCAAGCCGCAGTCAACGCCAAAGCCGGTGGCTTATCGAGTTTGAAACTCTATGGAATGGTTGGGATTCCTGGCGAAGAACCAGAAGATTTAGAGCAAACTGTGGCAATGATGCGTAATGTTAAAAAAATAGCACCAGGATTGCGGTTAACACTAGGATGTAGCACCTTTGTACCCAAGTCCCATACACCATTTCAATGGTTTGGTGTAAATAAACAAGCCGAGAAGCGGTTGCAGATGTTACAGAAACAGCTAAAACCCCAAGGCATAGACTTTCGCCCAGAAAGCTATAATTGGTCTATTATCCAAGCTTTGTTATCGAGAGGCGATCGCAGACTCTCTCACTTATTAGAACTTACTCGTAACTTTGGCGATTCTTTAGGCAGTTACAAACGCGCTTTTAAACAACTTAAAGGACAAATCCCAGACTTAGATTTTTACGTCCATACTAATTGGTCAACAGAGCAAATTTTACCCTGGAATCACTTGCAAGGGCCGCTACCGCAGTCTACACTACTTAAACACTTGGCTGAGGCGACTAGTCATTTTGACTCATCCCCAAAAGAACTTCAGCCATTAAATTCATAA
- a CDS encoding SemiSWEET transporter, which yields MDFITVLGLVAATLTTVAFLPQMFQTWRTKSAKDVSYIMLITFSSGLFLWLIYGIYLQALPIILANTVSLFFNLIILSLKIKYR from the coding sequence ATGGATTTTATTACAGTTTTAGGACTAGTAGCCGCTACATTAACTACAGTGGCTTTCTTACCACAAATGTTTCAAACATGGAGAACAAAGTCAGCAAAAGATGTTTCTTACATAATGCTAATTACATTTAGCAGTGGTTTATTTTTATGGTTAATCTATGGCATTTATCTCCAAGCTTTGCCCATTATTCTTGCTAATACCGTATCTTTATTTTTTAACCTGATAATTCTATCGCTTAAAATTAAATATAGATAA
- the aroC gene encoding chorismate synthase has translation MGNTFGHLFRVTTFGESHGGGVGVVIDGCPPRLEISAEEIQVELDRRRPGQSKITTPRKEADICEILSGVFEGKTLGTPISILVRNKDTRPQDYDEMAQKYRPSHADATYDAKYGIRNWQGGGRSSARETIGRVAAGAIAKKILRQLANVEIIGYVKRIKDLEGVIDPNTVTLEQVESNIVRCPDGELAERMIELIEQTGRQGDSIGGVVECVARNVPKGLGEPVFDKLEADIAKAVMSLPASKGFEIGSGFAGTLLTGIEHNDEFYIDENGEIRTVTNRSGGIQGGISNGENIILRVAFKPTATIRKEQKTVTREGEETVLAAKGRHDPCVLPRAVPMVEAMVALVLCDHLLRNHGQCHVLSPES, from the coding sequence ATGGGCAATACTTTTGGTCATCTATTTCGCGTTACTACTTTTGGAGAATCCCACGGCGGCGGTGTGGGAGTTGTGATTGATGGTTGTCCACCGCGACTGGAAATTTCGGCTGAGGAAATTCAAGTAGAGCTAGATAGAAGACGGCCAGGACAAAGTAAAATTACCACACCTCGTAAAGAAGCCGATATCTGCGAGATATTATCTGGAGTGTTTGAAGGTAAAACTCTAGGAACTCCGATCTCAATTTTGGTGCGAAATAAAGATACTCGTCCCCAAGACTATGATGAGATGGCTCAGAAGTATCGCCCTTCCCACGCTGATGCAACTTATGATGCCAAATATGGGATTCGTAACTGGCAAGGTGGCGGTAGGTCGTCAGCACGTGAGACAATTGGCAGAGTCGCTGCAGGTGCGATCGCTAAAAAAATTCTCCGTCAACTTGCAAATGTAGAAATTATCGGTTACGTCAAGCGCATCAAAGACTTAGAAGGCGTAATTGATCCCAACACTGTCACTTTAGAACAAGTTGAAAGCAACATCGTTCGCTGTCCCGATGGAGAGTTGGCAGAACGCATGATTGAATTAATTGAGCAAACTGGTAGACAAGGCGATTCCATCGGTGGTGTAGTCGAATGTGTAGCGCGGAATGTACCCAAAGGTTTAGGCGAACCAGTCTTTGATAAATTAGAAGCAGATATTGCCAAAGCTGTAATGTCTCTTCCTGCTAGCAAAGGTTTTGAAATTGGTTCTGGTTTTGCAGGAACGCTGTTAACAGGAATTGAACATAACGACGAATTTTATATTGATGAAAACGGTGAAATTCGCACTGTAACAAACCGTTCTGGCGGGATTCAGGGAGGAATTTCTAACGGAGAAAATATAATTTTGCGAGTTGCATTTAAGCCGACAGCGACAATTAGAAAAGAGCAAAAAACAGTAACCCGTGAAGGCGAAGAAACTGTATTAGCAGCTAAAGGAAGACACGATCCTTGCGTGTTACCTCGTGCAGTTCCAATGGTAGAAGCAATGGTGGCCTTGGTTCTGTGCGACCATTTATTACGAAATCATGGACAGTGTCATGTGTTGAGTCCTGAGTCCTGA
- a CDS encoding CPXCG motif-containing cysteine-rich protein: METTAEYYCAYCGEPNLTFIDLSAGGQQSYVEDCQVCCNPNILYVRIDEDTLDIEIDTEYDG, encoded by the coding sequence ATGGAAACAACAGCTGAGTATTACTGCGCTTATTGCGGGGAACCAAACTTAACATTTATTGATTTGAGTGCTGGTGGACAGCAATCTTATGTAGAAGATTGTCAAGTTTGCTGTAACCCCAACATTTTGTATGTGCGAATTGATGAAGACACTCTAGATATTGAGATTGACACCGAATACGACGGTTAA
- a CDS encoding VOC family protein has protein sequence MKFGYTVIWVDDVMKTVEFYEKAFGLVRRKIREQNQVTWAEMETGETTLAFSSTNEAQTLFPNGFYANDIIQAPSLIQISLITPDVATAYMRALGAGAKSLDAPKRQAGGQMLARVRDINGVLVSLVSG, from the coding sequence ATGAAATTTGGTTATACAGTTATTTGGGTAGATGATGTGATGAAGACCGTTGAGTTTTACGAAAAAGCTTTTGGTCTTGTTCGTCGCAAGATTCGGGAGCAGAATCAAGTTACTTGGGCAGAAATGGAAACTGGGGAAACTACACTAGCTTTTTCCTCAACTAATGAAGCCCAAACTTTATTTCCTAATGGCTTCTATGCTAACGATATTATACAAGCGCCTTCCTTAATCCAAATCTCATTGATCACACCTGACGTTGCTACTGCTTATATGAGAGCCTTGGGAGCAGGTGCAAAATCATTAGATGCACCAAAACGTCAAGCTGGTGGACAAATGCTGGCTCGTGTCCGCGATATTAATGGTGTACTGGTGTCATTAGTCAGTGGATAA
- a CDS encoding GAF domain-containing protein, translating to MQIHSFSEFDPSPQSNYEQGLQRVLDRLVITMQRDALVRETINQLRDALQVDRVVLYYFYGKWHGQVTAESVASSEYSIFGSKGPDNCFNQDYANLYLAGRVRAIADIELESLHDCHKDFLRSLQVRANLVVPVLIPKGLWGLLVAHHCQAPHVWSLSDIEQMQTAANTLATAPCIVES from the coding sequence GTGCAAATTCATTCTTTCTCAGAATTTGACCCCAGCCCACAAAGTAATTATGAGCAGGGTTTGCAAAGGGTGCTAGACCGTCTAGTCATCACAATGCAGCGAGATGCATTAGTTAGAGAAACGATTAACCAACTGAGAGATGCGCTTCAGGTTGACCGCGTAGTTTTATATTACTTTTACGGCAAATGGCATGGGCAGGTAACTGCGGAATCTGTAGCCTCTAGTGAATACTCGATTTTTGGTTCCAAAGGGCCAGATAATTGTTTTAACCAAGACTATGCCAATTTGTATTTAGCAGGACGAGTCAGAGCGATCGCGGATATTGAATTAGAATCATTGCATGATTGCCACAAAGATTTTCTCCGCAGTTTGCAGGTGCGCGCCAATTTAGTAGTACCAGTTTTGATACCTAAAGGGTTATGGGGATTATTAGTAGCCCATCACTGTCAAGCGCCTCATGTTTGGTCGCTATCAGATATTGAACAGATGCAAACAGCAGCAAATACTTTAGCAACTGCACCTTGTATCGTCGAAAGTTAA